A genome region from Mycobacterium florentinum includes the following:
- a CDS encoding ESX secretion-associated protein EspG encodes MLTTSLEGLWVLQVLTGIEVLAPEMGLRPHLPSVEPKHKALAHPVTAELRAAGAIDETDSVDGAIVEWLTVLSRRDIGLLVHFRLADDGEPARALLARFAHWWVAIERSGELVRISGAGIADNEGTASAALNAQIERLCGANDPAPLRPVTLDADAMRAAATDQAALHEFLGNQGLDADQVHMLKLATDPGRSAQASIVALQSGVETGSPTRTHFEPGAVTIIDTPEGRVVAEQVSSGGTKWMIVAPGTKSNIGTAINHMVRRLPAEREWHSYRKVV; translated from the coding sequence GTGCTTACCACCTCTCTAGAAGGCCTCTGGGTCCTTCAGGTACTTACGGGCATCGAGGTCCTGGCTCCCGAGATGGGGCTGCGGCCGCATTTGCCCAGCGTCGAGCCCAAGCACAAGGCGCTGGCCCACCCGGTGACCGCGGAACTGCGGGCCGCGGGGGCCATCGACGAAACCGACTCCGTCGACGGCGCGATCGTCGAATGGCTGACCGTGCTGTCGCGCCGCGACATCGGGCTGCTGGTGCACTTCCGCCTGGCTGACGACGGCGAACCGGCGCGCGCCCTGCTCGCGAGGTTCGCGCACTGGTGGGTCGCCATCGAGCGATCGGGAGAGTTGGTCCGGATCAGCGGCGCGGGCATCGCGGACAACGAGGGCACGGCCAGCGCGGCGCTCAACGCGCAGATCGAACGTCTTTGTGGCGCAAACGATCCCGCACCCTTGCGTCCGGTCACGCTGGACGCCGATGCCATGCGTGCCGCCGCCACCGACCAGGCAGCGCTGCACGAGTTTCTGGGCAATCAAGGGCTCGACGCCGATCAGGTGCACATGCTGAAACTGGCTACCGATCCCGGTCGCTCGGCCCAGGCGTCGATCGTCGCGCTCCAGTCCGGCGTGGAAACCGGGTCGCCCACCCGGACCCATTTCGAACCGGGCGCGGTAACGATCATCGATACGCCGGAAGGTCGTGTAGTCGCCGAGCAGGTTTCGTCCGGCGGCACGAAGTGGATGATCGTCGCGCCGGGGACCAAGAGCAACATCGGTACCGCAATCAACCATATGGTGCGGCGGTTACCGGCAGAGCGGGAATGGCATTCGTACCGAAAAGTCGTGTAG
- a CDS encoding MinD/ParA family ATP-binding protein encodes MTSPWTGSSNSPEQGGPTRREAPAAQYQNQDSVSGTLRISDMVAPRKIPPGGGWRKFLYQVSGHVINFGESPSERHYRELQERIRRHIRKQYVVGVVSGKGGVGKTTMTACIGAVFRECRPENVVAIDAAPGFGTLAGRIDESPPGDYAAVLNDTDVQGYADIREHLGQNSLGLDVLAGNRASDQPRPLVASMFSGVLARLRRTHTVIVVDTSDDLEHPVMKAVLDACDTLVFVSGLTADTSLPVTRAIDLLRSMGYHELVSRSMVILNDSRDKYDGESRTYLTERFAQSGATVEFMPYDPFLAKGGIIDTRHELKNKTRLRIFEITAALADKYIPDADRPR; translated from the coding sequence GTGACGAGCCCGTGGACGGGCTCATCCAATTCTCCGGAACAGGGCGGACCGACTCGCCGAGAAGCGCCCGCCGCGCAGTACCAAAATCAAGACTCAGTATCCGGAACATTACGCATTTCCGATATGGTCGCCCCGCGCAAAATTCCGCCGGGCGGCGGCTGGCGCAAATTCCTTTATCAGGTGTCGGGCCACGTCATCAACTTCGGCGAATCGCCGTCGGAGAGACACTATCGCGAATTGCAGGAGCGCATCCGACGGCATATCCGCAAGCAGTACGTGGTCGGAGTCGTCTCGGGAAAGGGCGGCGTCGGTAAGACCACGATGACCGCCTGCATCGGTGCGGTATTCCGGGAGTGCCGGCCCGAGAACGTCGTCGCGATCGACGCCGCCCCAGGCTTCGGCACGCTGGCCGGCCGGATCGACGAATCCCCGCCGGGTGACTACGCGGCCGTCCTCAATGACACCGATGTGCAGGGCTACGCGGACATCCGAGAACACTTGGGGCAGAACAGCCTTGGACTCGACGTGCTGGCCGGCAACCGCGCGTCGGATCAGCCGCGGCCGCTGGTGGCCTCGATGTTCTCCGGAGTGCTGGCGCGGCTGCGGCGCACCCACACCGTGATCGTGGTGGATACCTCCGACGACCTCGAGCACCCCGTGATGAAGGCGGTGCTCGACGCGTGCGACACCCTGGTGTTCGTTTCCGGTCTCACCGCCGACACCTCGTTGCCGGTGACCCGTGCGATCGACTTGCTGCGCTCAATGGGCTACCACGAGCTGGTGTCTCGCAGCATGGTCATCCTGAACGATAGTCGCGACAAGTACGACGGGGAGTCGCGCACTTATCTCACCGAGCGCTTCGCACAATCGGGCGCAACGGTCGAATTCATGCCGTATGACCCATTCCTCGCAAAAGGCGGGATTATCGATACCCGGCATGAGCTGAAGAATAAAACCCGCCTGCGCATATTCGAAATCACCGCGGCATTGGCCGACAAATACATTCCAGATGCGGACAGGCCGCGTTAA